One genomic segment of Streptomyces niveus includes these proteins:
- a CDS encoding Repetin, whose protein sequence is MSLAAPSARRRTRAAAVGTALLIATALAAGGGPAAASDDNGAGAGDRSTEREAAALTGTAKLYRSLGDDITFTFDAHLAAEDTDDPSKATGTFRFSHYLNGDGASAEVKVDCLVTGGKVAVVSGVITESDLEGAEGKRVGVTVHDLGRKDRLGYSWASTGSPVDQGPLPKCVSSAPFETVRAGTGDFTVLPWEPRL, encoded by the coding sequence ATGAGCCTTGCCGCACCGTCGGCCCGCCGCCGCACCCGTGCCGCCGCGGTGGGAACCGCGCTGCTGATCGCCACCGCCCTCGCCGCCGGCGGCGGACCGGCCGCCGCGTCGGACGACAACGGCGCCGGGGCGGGCGACCGGAGCACGGAGCGGGAGGCGGCGGCCCTGACCGGCACCGCCAAGCTGTACCGCTCGCTCGGTGACGACATCACCTTCACCTTCGACGCCCACCTCGCCGCCGAGGACACCGACGACCCGAGCAAGGCCACCGGCACCTTCCGCTTCAGCCACTATCTGAACGGCGACGGCGCCTCGGCCGAGGTGAAGGTCGACTGCCTGGTGACCGGCGGGAAGGTGGCCGTCGTGAGCGGCGTCATCACCGAGTCCGATCTGGAAGGGGCCGAGGGCAAGCGGGTCGGCGTCACCGTGCACGACCTGGGCCGCAAGGACCGTCTCGGCTACAGCTGGGCCTCCACCGGCAGCCCGGTCGACCAGGGTCCGCTGCCCAAGTGCGTCAGCTCCGCACCGTTCGAGACGGTCAGGGCGGGCACCGGCGACTTCACGGTGCTGCCCTGGGAGCCGCGGCTCTGA